Genomic DNA from Pelosinus sp. UFO1:
ACTACTGCAGATGTTGATACTACTCCTGAAGGTACAAAAGCTTGTAAGTTCTGGGGTCTTGGTTCTGATGGTACTGTTGGTGCTAACAAGAGTGCGATTAAAATCATCGGTGATAAAACAGACATGTATGCACAAGCATATTTCGCTTATGATTCTAAAAAATCAGGTGGTATCACAGTATCTCACCTTAGATTTGGTAAAAAACCAATTAAGTCTCCTTATTTGATTAACAAAGCTGATTTTGTAGCTTGTCATAACCAATCATATGTAGATAAATATGACGTATTGGCTGGATTAAAACCAAATGGCAATTTCTTATTAAATTGTATTTGGGACCAAGACGAGTTAGAAGAAAAATTACCAGGTTTCATGAAACGTTATATTGCTGTAAACAACATCAATTTCTATACATTGAACGCAGTTAAAATTGCGCAAGAAATTGGTTTGGGCGGCAGAATTAACATGATCATGCAGTCTGCATTCTTTAAAATTGCAAATATTATTCCAGTCGAAGATGCAATTAAGTATTTAAAAGATGCAGTTGTAGGTTCTTATGGTAATAAAGGTCAAAAAGTAATTGATATGAACAATGCTGCAATTGATAAAGGCGTAGAATCAATTGTGAAGGTAACAATTCCAGAAAGCTGGAAGAATGCTACTGATAGCAAAAAAGATGCAGCACTGTTTGCATGTGCTTGCAGTTCTGCAACTAAAAAAGAAACACCTGAATTTATTGAAAAAATTCTTGTACCAATGAATAGACAAGAAGGCGATTCATTACCAGTTAGTGCTTTCGTTGGTAGCATGGAAGACGGTACATTCCCACTAGGGACATCTGCTTATGAAAAACGTGGTATTGCGATTAATGTTCCTGAATGGCAAATGGATAAATGTATCCAATGTAATCAGTGCGCATTTGTATGTCCACATGCTGTAATCAGACCTATTCTAGTGAATGAAGAAGAAATGAAAAATGCTCCTGAAGGGTTTACAGCAAAAGCAGCGGTCGGCGCTAAAGAATTGCAGTTTAGATTAGCAATTTCCCCTCTTGATTGTACTGGTTGTGGTAACTGTGCTGAAGTTTGCCCTGCAAAAGAAAAAGCATTAATCATGAAACCTCTTGATACCCAAATGAGTGAAGTACCATTGTGGGATTATCTAGACAATGTTTCAACAAAAGAAAATCCTATGAATAAGAATACTGTTAAGGGAAGCCAATTCGAGCAGCCTTTATTAGAATTTTCTGGTGCTTGTGCAGGTTGTGGTGAGACTCCTTACGTTAAACTTGTTACCCAATTGTTCGGTGATAGAATGATGGTTGCTAACGCCACTGGTTGTACGTCTATCTGGGGCGGAAGTGCTCCATCTATACCTTATACAACAAATCATGAAGGACATGGTCCAGCTTGGGCTAACTCCCTATTCGAAGATAATGCTGAATTTGGTCTTGGTATGCATTTAGGCGTAAAAGCGTTAAGAGAGAAATTAGCTGCTACAGTGAAAGAAGCTATGGAACTCAACGTTAGTGCTGAGCTAAAAGCTGCTTTGGCAGATTGGTTAGAGCATAAGGATAGTGGTGAAGCAAGTCGTTTGAGAGCAGATCGTGTGACTGCCCTTGTTGCTGCAGAAAAAGGCGACAATGCAATATTGAACGAAATTGATAAAAACAAAGATTTCTTGGTTAAGAGATCACAATGGATCTTTGGTGGCGACGGCTGGGCTTATGATATCGGCTACGGCGGTTTAGATCACGTATTAGCATCTGGTGAAGATGTAAATGTGTTAGTACTTGATACTGAAATCTATTCGAATACTGGCGGTCAAGCTTCTAAATCCACTCCTGCTGCAGCGATTGCTCAATTTGCTGCTAGCGGTAAAATGACGAAGAAGAAAGATCTTGGTATGATGGCTATGAGCTATGGTTATGTGTATGTAGCACAAATTGCAATGGGTGCTGATAAGAATCAGACATTAAAGGCAATTGCTGAAGCAGAAGCATATCCAGGTCCATCCCTTGTAATTGCTTATGCTCCTTGTATCAGCCATGGTTTAAGAAAAGGCATGGGCTTTAGCCAACTTGAAATTAAAAATGCTGTAGAATGCGGATATTGGGGCATGTACAGATATAACCCAGCATTGAAAGATCAAGACAAGAACCCGTTCATTCTGGACTCCAAAGAACCAACAGCTAATTTCCAAGAATTCTTGATGGGCGAAGTAAGATTTGCATCCCTTAAGAAACAATACCCAGAAACAGCTGAAGCATTATTTGCGAAAACAGAAAAAGACGCTAAAGAAAGATTGGCAACGTATAAAAGACTTGCTCAATCATAAGAAATAAAAAGTAACTCCTTCGAATATAAGAGGCATTTGATAGCTCGCTACGCCGAGTCGTCAAATGCCTCTTTGTTACGGAATCAGAAAGTATAACACTTTCTTGATTCCAAGTAAGAACGACTAAGACTTCTGCCTACGTCCGAGGACTTGGCACAAGCCAAGTCTTTTCTTACGGAATCAGAAAGTATAACACTTTCTTGATTCCAAGTAAGAACGACTAAGGCTTCTGCCTGCGTCCGAGGACTTGGCACAAGCCAAGTCTTTTCTTATATTTCAATTGCTAGATATAGTTGCAGGGCATACTACACCAATAGTACTTCGGTATATTTGGGGCACGAAGTGCAGATACTTTTTGTATTAAAAAAAGTGTAACAGATCGAAAGAAATATTGTATAATTATATCCAATACTAGATTGAAATTACGCTTCTATTTTTAATTTTAGTGATAGAAGCATAGAATACTACTTTTTAGATTGAGGAGGTTATATAATTATGGATATTATATACCGTACTGGAAGAGAAGAAGATAGTCTCAAAATTGCTGAAGGAATCGATCGTGCATCAGGTGGAATTGTGGAATTTTTGTTTCATGATTTGCTAGATCAATATACACCGACCCAAGTAATGGCAAGATCGATACAAGAAAAACAGGGAACTGATTCTTATGAAAATGCAATTGTTGCAGAGCATCAAGGGAATATTGTAGGCATTGTTTATTCTTATTCAGCCCAATTTCATGGCATTACAGATAATACTAGAAGTTTCTTTCCTAGTGACCGGCTCAACTTTTTAAAAGACTTCTATAATTCGCGAGTTGAAGATAGCTGGTTTTTAGATTCCATTTATGTAGATAGTGCATATCGTGGTACAGGTATTGGGAGTAAATTAATTGAATTGACAAAGCGAAGGGCAAAAGCGAATGGATATAACCGACTAAGTTTAATGGTGATGGCTGATAATGCAGTAGCAAGACGAACCTATGAACGCAATCAATTTGAAATTGTAAAACATATCGATGTGCAAGAACATAGATTAATTCCTCATAAAGGTGGAATCTATCTACTGGTTAGCAACCTGAGTGACAACGTCTCCCATATTGAAAGTTAAGCATCATGGCTTGATTTTCTGATAATTCTGTGATATTATACGAATTGTAAAACGATAGTATTTCTAGGGTACACGTTACTCTTAGCTATGTTCAACCGACTCATCGAATTTGGGAGCTTACGATTATGCAGCTATCACGCCTCCTAGGAGAGGACGATAAAAACATGATTTTTAAAGCACCCACCTGCTGGATAGCGGGGTTTGAACATAGCAGGAAAACGATAAAATGGATGTACTATCTTTATAAGTATTTAAGAGCATAGGTTGCGAGCCTGTGCTTTTTTGCGGAATCAGAAAGTATAACACTTCCTTGATTCCAAGTAAGAACGACTAAGGCTTCTGCCTGCGTCTGAGGACTTGGCCTAAGCCAAGTCTTTTCTTATTTACGGCATAGTCAAGAGTATCGAGTTAAAGGAAAAACCAGCACTGTAAGTGCTGGTTTCAAAGAAAAGGATTTATTTTCTTTACTTAATGTAACGACGAGCTCCAATATAATGTTCCGTGTAGTAAGCGTCACTCAAAGAACTAATTGTTACTTGTTTTGCAACGGAACTATCATGAATAAATTGTTGATTACCCATATAGAAACCAACATGAGATGCGCCAGGTTTATACGTGGTGAAAAAAACTAAATCGCCAACTTGTAGATTTGCTTTGTCTACAGGAGTACCTATTTCATATTGCTCAGCTGCAGTCCGAGGAAGAGTAATACCATTTTCTTTCATAACAAGTTGGGTAAAACTTGAACAGTCAAGGCCGGTAACAGGTGATTCTCCTCCAAAGACATAAGGGACGCCCAAATAGGTTTTGGCAGTTGCGATGATAGCATTACCTTTTTCTGTATTAGTAAGTGACTTACCATCATTAGATGGTGCTAAAGGCGTGATATTAACGGCTGGATTTTGGAGTGGATTGCTTTTCCCTAATAAATTTCCTAATAACATACCAATCAATACATTTAAGAAATTAAAGGAAGATGATTTATTATTGTCTGAGGACATAGTTTGGGATAATGTATCCAAAGGCGAAGCCGCCATTGCCGCAGGTATTGGCATAATTAAAGTGAAAGAGAAAGTAAGAAGGGTAAGAAGTATAATTGGCTTACGATATTTATTCATATAATAACCTCCTATTTGTAGAGTGATGACTAGAATTACTAACAGAATAATAATACTGAAAAATTTATATTATGTAAACAGGTAATATCTACAATTATCCTAGATAAATTGCTAGACTTTTATACTTAGAATGAAATACAATAGATTATAGATAGGAAGGTACGTGTATCATTGCTATTGCACCAAGGAGGGATCTGTGCTTGCGAAAGTTTATTCTTGTGTATAACCCAGTATCAGGAGATGCAAGTTTTAAATTTAAATTGGATCATGTGATTGAATGTTTTCAAAAAAAGGGATGTATCATCATTCCACTGCGAGTTAGTAATGAACAAGAGACTAAGAGTTTCGTTATGTTATCTCGGGAAATAGCTGTAGATGGCATTATTGTATCGGGTGGTGATGGAACTATCCATGAAGTGATAAATAGCATGCTTGAAGGAGAAATTGATTTGCCATTAGGCATTATTCCTAGTGGTACATCAAATGATTTTGCGGCTTATCTACAACTAGACAAAAATATTGAAGCTTGTGTAGAAGTGATTACAGCAGGAAAAAGCAAAACCTTTGATGTAGGAAAGGTAAATAATAAATACTTTTTTAATGTTGCTAGTGCTGGACTGCTGACATCAGTAGCCCATAGTGCCGATAGCATGCTAAAAAATACACTGGGAAAAATAGCCTATTATTTAAAAGGCCTTGGAGAGCTGCCTAATTTTCGAGCTTTAAAAATGCGATTTATTGCTGATGGCCAAGTCATAGAGGATGACATATTTTTGTTTCTTGTTATGAATAGCGGCAATGTAGGGGGATTCCCTAATCTAGTACCAGACGCTAAGATTGATGATGGTAAACTTGATTTATTCATTGTGAAAAAATGTAATCTACCAGAATTAATGGGCTTATTTATCAGCTTTTTAAAAGGCATACACTGTAATAGTAAATATGTTACTTGTATACAAGCAGAACATATTTACATCGAATGTACAGAAGAGGTAGATAGTGATTTGGACGGAGAGTTAGGTCCTAAACTTCCCCTTGATATTCGGGTTGTTCCAGGAAAAATCAAAGTTTTTAGTATGTAAGTGTAGTTTTCTACTTATTAAATGATCCTGGCTACGATACCACCTTTAAAAAAATTAGATAAGTATTGACAGTAATCATTTATATATGGTATTATCAAAAAAATAAATAAGCTCTTATCGAGAGTGGTCGAGGGACTGGCCCTATG
This window encodes:
- the nifJ gene encoding pyruvate:ferredoxin (flavodoxin) oxidoreductase; translated protein: MRKMKTMDGNTAAAYISYAFTDVAAIFPITPSSPMAEAVDEWSAQGKKNLFGQTVKVMEMQSEAGAAGAVHGSLQAGALTTTYTASQGLLLMIPNMYKVAGELLPAVFHVSARALATNALNIFGDHQDVMAARQTGCALLAESSVQEVMDLSAVAHLSALKGKVPFINFFDGFRTSHEIQKIETIEYDELAKLLDQNDVDSFRRNALNPDHPVLRGTAQNPDIYFQEREVSNKYYDALPEIVENYMAEINKITGRNYHLFNYYGAPDADRMIIAMGSACEAIEETVDYLNANGEKVGLLNVHLYRPFSIEHFFKYIPETVKKIAVLDRTKEPGSLAEPLYLDVKTAFYNRESRPVIVGGRYGLGSKDVVPAHIVAVYENLKANEPKDGFTFGIVDDVTFKSLPTTADVDTTPEGTKACKFWGLGSDGTVGANKSAIKIIGDKTDMYAQAYFAYDSKKSGGITVSHLRFGKKPIKSPYLINKADFVACHNQSYVDKYDVLAGLKPNGNFLLNCIWDQDELEEKLPGFMKRYIAVNNINFYTLNAVKIAQEIGLGGRINMIMQSAFFKIANIIPVEDAIKYLKDAVVGSYGNKGQKVIDMNNAAIDKGVESIVKVTIPESWKNATDSKKDAALFACACSSATKKETPEFIEKILVPMNRQEGDSLPVSAFVGSMEDGTFPLGTSAYEKRGIAINVPEWQMDKCIQCNQCAFVCPHAVIRPILVNEEEMKNAPEGFTAKAAVGAKELQFRLAISPLDCTGCGNCAEVCPAKEKALIMKPLDTQMSEVPLWDYLDNVSTKENPMNKNTVKGSQFEQPLLEFSGACAGCGETPYVKLVTQLFGDRMMVANATGCTSIWGGSAPSIPYTTNHEGHGPAWANSLFEDNAEFGLGMHLGVKALREKLAATVKEAMELNVSAELKAALADWLEHKDSGEASRLRADRVTALVAAEKGDNAILNEIDKNKDFLVKRSQWIFGGDGWAYDIGYGGLDHVLASGEDVNVLVLDTEIYSNTGGQASKSTPAAAIAQFAASGKMTKKKDLGMMAMSYGYVYVAQIAMGADKNQTLKAIAEAEAYPGPSLVIAYAPCISHGLRKGMGFSQLEIKNAVECGYWGMYRYNPALKDQDKNPFILDSKEPTANFQEFLMGEVRFASLKKQYPETAEALFAKTEKDAKERLATYKRLAQS
- a CDS encoding GNAT family N-acetyltransferase, with protein sequence MDIIYRTGREEDSLKIAEGIDRASGGIVEFLFHDLLDQYTPTQVMARSIQEKQGTDSYENAIVAEHQGNIVGIVYSYSAQFHGITDNTRSFFPSDRLNFLKDFYNSRVEDSWFLDSIYVDSAYRGTGIGSKLIELTKRRAKANGYNRLSLMVMADNAVARRTYERNQFEIVKHIDVQEHRLIPHKGGIYLLVSNLSDNVSHIES
- a CDS encoding C40 family peptidase, encoding MNKYRKPIILLTLLTFSFTLIMPIPAAMAASPLDTLSQTMSSDNNKSSSFNFLNVLIGMLLGNLLGKSNPLQNPAVNITPLAPSNDGKSLTNTEKGNAIIATAKTYLGVPYVFGGESPVTGLDCSSFTQLVMKENGITLPRTAAEQYEIGTPVDKANLQVGDLVFFTTYKPGASHVGFYMGNQQFIHDSSVAKQVTISSLSDAYYTEHYIGARRYIK
- a CDS encoding diacylglycerol kinase family protein, whose translation is MRKFILVYNPVSGDASFKFKLDHVIECFQKKGCIIIPLRVSNEQETKSFVMLSREIAVDGIIVSGGDGTIHEVINSMLEGEIDLPLGIIPSGTSNDFAAYLQLDKNIEACVEVITAGKSKTFDVGKVNNKYFFNVASAGLLTSVAHSADSMLKNTLGKIAYYLKGLGELPNFRALKMRFIADGQVIEDDIFLFLVMNSGNVGGFPNLVPDAKIDDGKLDLFIVKKCNLPELMGLFISFLKGIHCNSKYVTCIQAEHIYIECTEEVDSDLDGELGPKLPLDIRVVPGKIKVFSM